TCGACGACGCCGTGGCAGCTGGAAGGGGTGATCCGGGCGATGCAGCAGGACGGCTACGCGCCGGAGCTGATTCACGCCTGTCACAATCGGACCGTGGTGATCGACGCGCACCTCGGCGAGCGCGAGAACAAGCAGGTCAACGTCGTCGAGAAGTACGGGCTGCGCAACATCCACATCTACGAGACCGAGGAGTGGATCGACGTGCGTGAGGCGATCGGGGATCTCGCGAAGCGGTTCACCGTGCTCAACGACGTCTACCCGAAGGGCTTCATGATCCCGAAGCGCTTCATCGGCGAGAACATCATCCACCTGCCGACGGTGAAGACGCACATCTTCACGACCACGACCGGCGCGATGAAGAATGCGTTCGGCGGCCTGCTCAACGAGCACCGCCATTGGACGCATCCGGTCATCCACGAGACGCTCGTCGACCTGCTGATGATCCAGAAGCAGATCCACCGCGGCCTGTTCGCGGTGATGGACGGTACGTTCGCCGGCGACGGCCCCGGACCGCGCTGCATGCTCCCGCACGTCAAGAACGTGATCCTCGCCAGCGAGGACCAGGTGGCGATCGACGCCGTCGCGGCGAAGCTGATGGGCCTCGACCCGATGAACATCAAATTCATCCGCATGGCGCACGAGATGGGGCTGGGCTGCGGCGATCCGCGTGACATCGAGATCGTCGGCGACAGCGCGGCCGGCGCCGAGAACTGGCACTTCGTGGGGCCGTTCAAGAAGATGACGTTCGCCTCGCGGATGCAGCACAAGATCTACTGGGGTCCGATGAAGAAGCCGATCGAGTGGACCCTGAAAACGGTGCTCGCGCCGTGGGCCTATGTCGCGAGCGTGCTCTACCACGACAGTTTCTGGTACCCCTTCAACGCGAAACGGATGA
The sequence above is drawn from the Vicinamibacterales bacterium genome and encodes:
- a CDS encoding DUF362 domain-containing protein, with the protein product MAKSRVAVLKTSPATVLRDYHELMNLAGYQDVIAKQVDTGLKINISWHFFFPGSSTTPWQLEGVIRAMQQDGYAPELIHACHNRTVVIDAHLGERENKQVNVVEKYGLRNIHIYETEEWIDVREAIGDLAKRFTVLNDVYPKGFMIPKRFIGENIIHLPTVKTHIFTTTTGAMKNAFGGLLNEHRHWTHPVIHETLVDLLMIQKQIHRGLFAVMDGTFAGDGPGPRCMLPHVKNVILASEDQVAIDAVAAKLMGLDPMNIKFIRMAHEMGLGCGDPRDIEIVGDSAAGAENWHFVGPFKKMTFASRMQHKIYWGPMKKPIEWTLKTVLAPWAYVASVLYHDSFWYPFNAKRMMRDVLASPWGRLFRNWETVSPDANGYPQVGGEAAQIKLTGARALVRSLGILGTCITQAPEFLTRRRRRARGGDRRQALKETGHV